The Hymenobacter sp. DG01 genome has a segment encoding these proteins:
- a CDS encoding MBL fold metallo-hydrolase, with protein sequence MRKPLRFLGRLTVSLLLVLLVIGVAFANLSPEFGGKPTKAERAAYAKSGHYQDGEFQNLVPTTLMTGGSTVGSLWRFLFSKTPNDKPAGPLPMQPLDSVSITQKTPEVLRVTWFGHSASLVEIAGKNILLDPMLSVKMGPISWITPQRYNPQVAITAEQLPPIDAVLISHDHYDHLDYQTILRLKDKTTHFFVPLGVGAHLRAWGVAPERIRELDWNDSVQLPGGLSITSTPARHFSGRGLTNRNSTSWSSWVIKSATKRVFYSGDGGYGPHFQTIGQQHGPFDLALMECGQYDAQWAQIHMLPEQSVQAALDVQARLLLPVHWGAFTEAHHAWNEPVQRASAAAARLNLPMTTPLLGQTITLGAGPLPQTKWWQ encoded by the coding sequence ATGCGCAAACCTCTCCGCTTCCTGGGCCGCCTCACGGTCAGCCTTCTGCTAGTTCTGCTGGTAATAGGCGTAGCCTTTGCCAACCTCAGCCCCGAGTTTGGGGGCAAGCCCACCAAGGCCGAGCGGGCAGCCTACGCGAAATCGGGGCACTACCAGGATGGGGAATTTCAGAATCTGGTACCCACTACCCTCATGACGGGGGGCAGCACAGTTGGCTCGCTCTGGCGCTTCTTGTTCAGTAAAACCCCCAACGACAAACCCGCCGGACCGCTGCCCATGCAGCCCCTGGACTCCGTGAGCATCACGCAAAAAACGCCGGAAGTGCTACGCGTAACCTGGTTTGGGCACTCGGCCAGCCTGGTAGAAATAGCCGGGAAGAACATTCTGCTTGACCCCATGCTGAGCGTGAAGATGGGCCCTATTTCCTGGATTACGCCCCAGCGCTACAATCCGCAGGTAGCCATTACCGCCGAGCAGCTGCCGCCTATTGATGCCGTGCTCATTTCCCACGACCACTACGACCATCTTGATTACCAGACCATTCTGCGGCTCAAAGACAAAACTACCCACTTCTTCGTGCCACTGGGGGTAGGAGCCCACCTGCGGGCCTGGGGCGTGGCGCCGGAGCGGATACGGGAGCTGGATTGGAACGACTCGGTGCAGCTGCCCGGCGGCCTGAGCATCACCAGCACGCCGGCCCGGCACTTTTCCGGCCGGGGTCTCACCAACCGCAACTCCACTTCCTGGAGCTCTTGGGTGATAAAATCGGCTACAAAGCGCGTATTCTATAGCGGCGACGGGGGCTACGGACCGCACTTCCAAACCATCGGCCAACAGCACGGCCCCTTCGACCTGGCCCTGATGGAATGCGGACAGTACGACGCGCAATGGGCTCAGATTCATATGCTGCCTGAGCAGAGCGTGCAGGCCGCCCTGGATGTGCAAGCCAGGCTGCTGTTACCCGTGCATTGGGGCGCTTTCACGGAGGCCCATCATGCCTGGAACGAACCAGTGCAACGGGCTTCGGCCGCCGCTGCTCGCCTCAATTTACCTATGACAACTCCCCTGCTGGGCCAAACTATTACGCTCGGTGCCGGCCCACTTCCGCAAACGAAGTGGTGGCAGTAG
- a CDS encoding polyprenyl synthetase family protein — protein MTVTLDQIQAPIAAEMEEFEKKFRQSMQTRQLLLDKIMGYIVKRKGKQIRPMFVFFTAKISGGDPLPEASFRGAALIELLHTATLVHDDVVDESNYRRGFFSINALWKNKIAVLVGDYLLSKGLLLSLENNDYELLKIVSNAVKELSEGELLQIEKARRLDITEDVYFDIIRQKTASLIASCCAVGAASAGADAKTIERARLFGEKVGMAFQIKDDLFDYGTAEIGKPLGIDIKEKKMTLPLIYALQQADWLTKRRVIYNVKNNDGRKDRVQQVIEYVKTSGGLEYAIKVMERYRDEALEILRTFPASASRTSLEQLINYTIEREK, from the coding sequence ATGACCGTAACGCTGGACCAGATACAGGCGCCCATCGCCGCCGAGATGGAGGAGTTCGAGAAGAAATTCCGCCAGTCCATGCAAACGCGGCAGCTCCTGCTCGATAAAATCATGGGGTACATTGTGAAGCGCAAGGGCAAGCAGATCCGGCCCATGTTTGTGTTCTTCACGGCTAAAATCAGCGGCGGCGACCCGCTGCCGGAAGCCTCGTTCCGGGGCGCGGCCCTGATTGAGCTGCTGCACACGGCCACCCTGGTGCACGACGACGTAGTGGACGAATCGAACTACCGGCGCGGGTTCTTCTCCATCAATGCCCTCTGGAAAAACAAGATTGCCGTGCTCGTGGGCGACTACCTGCTGAGCAAAGGCCTGCTCCTGAGCCTGGAAAACAACGACTACGAGCTGCTCAAAATCGTGAGCAACGCGGTAAAGGAGCTGAGCGAAGGCGAACTGCTGCAGATTGAAAAAGCCCGCCGCCTCGACATTACCGAGGACGTGTACTTCGACATCATCCGGCAGAAAACAGCTTCCCTGATTGCTTCCTGCTGCGCGGTAGGGGCGGCTTCAGCCGGGGCCGATGCGAAAACTATTGAGCGCGCCCGCCTTTTCGGCGAAAAGGTGGGTATGGCCTTCCAGATCAAGGACGACCTGTTCGATTACGGCACGGCCGAAATCGGGAAGCCGCTGGGCATTGATATCAAGGAGAAGAAGATGACCCTACCCCTCATCTACGCCCTTCAGCAGGCCGACTGGCTAACCAAGCGCCGCGTCATTTATAACGTGAAAAACAACGACGGCCGCAAGGACCGGGTGCAGCAGGTGATTGAGTACGTGAAAACCTCCGGGGGCCTGGAGTACGCCATTAAAGTGATGGAACGCTACCGCGACGAAGCTCTGGAAATCCTGCGCACTTTCCCGGCTTCGGCCTCGCGCACTTCCCTGGAGCAGCTCATTAACTATACTATCGAGCGGGAGAAGTAA
- a CDS encoding TlpA disulfide reductase family protein, with protein MPVAFSFRKAIAGAGLALAAVACQSNSSSEKTEPVETTGANATYLPAGTWRGVLSAQGQEIPFLFDVEAGNNNQPVAVYLRNGEERLKLDEIKTVGDSTTIRLGVFDAALVVYADGQTNLKGAWVKYDAKEPYRVPFSARKGEGSLFGAKSGKENQSFAGTWKVTFKGDDGETYPAVGVFEQKDRAVTGTFLTSTGDYRYLAGNVDGNTMKLTTFDGSHGFLFTAEKQENTLTGDFYSGKSGHETWTATLDPNAKLPDANALTGMKPGQKKLDFKFPSIMEGGSISPADPKYKGKVVVVQILGSWCPNCMDETNFLAPWYEKNKGRGVEIIGLGYERTTDQKVAAQKLLKMKQRMNVGYDLAVAGEANKDAASQSLPQVQKVLAFPTTIFLDKKGEVRKIHTGFSGPGTGKYYEQEVAEFNKTIDQLLAE; from the coding sequence ATGCCCGTCGCCTTCTCTTTTCGCAAGGCCATAGCCGGGGCCGGACTCGCGCTGGCCGCGGTGGCCTGTCAGTCCAATTCTTCCTCCGAAAAAACCGAGCCCGTGGAAACCACCGGCGCCAATGCTACCTACCTGCCGGCTGGTACCTGGCGCGGGGTGCTGTCGGCCCAGGGCCAGGAAATTCCGTTTCTGTTTGATGTAGAAGCGGGCAATAACAATCAGCCGGTAGCCGTGTACCTGCGCAACGGCGAGGAGCGCCTGAAGCTGGACGAAATCAAAACCGTAGGCGACTCTACCACCATCCGCCTGGGCGTGTTCGATGCCGCGCTGGTGGTATACGCCGACGGACAAACCAACCTGAAAGGTGCCTGGGTGAAGTATGATGCCAAGGAGCCCTACCGGGTACCCTTTTCGGCCAGAAAAGGCGAGGGCAGCTTGTTTGGGGCAAAATCGGGAAAGGAAAATCAATCTTTTGCCGGGACTTGGAAGGTCACGTTTAAGGGCGACGACGGCGAAACGTACCCCGCCGTAGGCGTATTCGAGCAGAAGGACCGGGCCGTGACCGGCACTTTCCTGACCTCTACCGGCGACTACCGCTACCTGGCTGGCAACGTGGATGGCAACACCATGAAGCTAACCACGTTCGATGGCAGCCACGGCTTTCTGTTTACGGCTGAAAAGCAGGAAAACACACTTACCGGCGACTTCTACAGCGGCAAATCGGGCCACGAAACCTGGACGGCTACCCTCGACCCGAACGCCAAGCTGCCCGACGCTAACGCCCTCACCGGCATGAAGCCCGGCCAGAAAAAGCTGGACTTCAAATTCCCGAGCATTATGGAAGGCGGCAGTATCTCGCCTGCTGACCCCAAGTACAAAGGCAAGGTAGTAGTGGTGCAGATTCTGGGCTCCTGGTGCCCCAACTGCATGGACGAAACCAACTTCCTGGCTCCTTGGTACGAGAAAAACAAAGGCCGCGGGGTGGAAATCATCGGGCTAGGCTACGAGCGCACCACCGACCAGAAAGTAGCTGCTCAGAAGCTGCTGAAGATGAAGCAGCGCATGAACGTGGGCTACGACCTGGCCGTGGCCGGCGAAGCCAACAAGGACGCCGCCAGCCAGTCGTTGCCCCAGGTGCAGAAGGTACTGGCCTTCCCTACCACCATCTTCCTCGACAAGAAAGGCGAGGTGCGCAAGATTCACACGGGTTTCTCAGGCCCCGGCACTGGCAAGTACTATGAGCAGGAAGTAGCCGAGTTCAACAAAACCATTGACCAGCTGCTAGCCGAGTAG
- a CDS encoding FUSC family protein gives MPTPIQRYVPRTRRAVRSLIQLHPAPWRWKVGLEAGLALGLPLGLFTALGHQGWGLQAALGAFTALYGASLSRRDRMNLLPLVAAGLVLASGLGVAGAGSLWLSNVCLVLVSAVACVLTLGIRLGPPGPMMFVLVTAVSAHLARPKELGGVGLPGLPLIGLVAVGATLAYLVIIAPLLLPSVRKRHGSASGLRVLYPKFQLDEDTLLMALRVVVGVLITCLVSRPLGAHRTYWVVLSAVAVLQSSASRQLTTIRGVQRMIGTLLGIGVFELLTLAQPSGLWLVALLMLLQAATEVVVARNYAFALLFITPMALLNSTAGHPGSTLISVEGRVFDTLLGATIALLLFWASEWLVRRLPLFTQAKPTNAP, from the coding sequence ATGCCAACCCCGATACAGCGCTATGTACCCCGCACGCGGCGAGCCGTCCGCAGCCTGATTCAGCTTCATCCGGCTCCCTGGCGCTGGAAGGTGGGCTTGGAAGCAGGGCTGGCGCTGGGGTTGCCGCTGGGGCTGTTTACCGCGCTGGGACACCAAGGTTGGGGGCTGCAGGCGGCACTGGGAGCCTTCACGGCCCTGTACGGAGCTAGCCTGAGCCGCCGCGACCGGATGAACTTGCTGCCGCTGGTAGCGGCCGGACTGGTTTTGGCCTCGGGGCTGGGGGTAGCGGGCGCCGGCAGCCTCTGGCTGAGCAATGTGTGCCTGGTGCTGGTGAGTGCAGTGGCATGCGTGCTGACGCTGGGTATCCGGCTGGGGCCACCCGGCCCCATGATGTTTGTGCTGGTAACGGCCGTCAGTGCCCACCTGGCCCGGCCGAAGGAGTTAGGCGGAGTTGGCTTGCCGGGCCTGCCGCTGATTGGGCTGGTAGCGGTGGGGGCAACCCTGGCTTACCTGGTGATTATCGCGCCGCTGCTGTTGCCCTCGGTCCGAAAGCGCCACGGGTCGGCCTCAGGGCTGCGGGTGCTGTATCCGAAGTTTCAACTCGACGAGGACACCCTGCTGATGGCGCTGCGCGTGGTGGTAGGCGTGCTGATTACCTGTCTGGTGAGTCGGCCGCTGGGGGCGCACCGGACGTATTGGGTGGTGCTGTCGGCAGTGGCGGTGCTGCAGTCCAGCGCTTCCCGGCAGCTGACGACCATCCGGGGAGTGCAGCGCATGATTGGTACGCTGCTGGGCATTGGGGTCTTTGAGCTGCTGACCTTGGCTCAGCCTTCGGGCCTGTGGCTGGTGGCACTGCTGATGCTGCTGCAGGCGGCTACAGAGGTAGTGGTGGCCCGCAATTACGCCTTCGCCCTGCTGTTTATTACCCCTATGGCGCTGCTGAATTCCACGGCCGGGCACCCCGGCAGCACGCTAATTTCGGTGGAAGGCCGCGTTTTCGATACCCTGCTGGGGGCCACTATTGCGCTGCTGTTGTTCTGGGCCAGCGAGTGGCTGGTGCGTAGGCTACCCCTGTTTACTCAGGCAAAGCCAACCAATGCGCCGTAG
- a CDS encoding cytochrome P450 produces the protein MPTPLLPAIEAPTAPFPWVPRWRTLLTSLAMARDPIGNLNRAHAAHGDTVGLHLGGIRPCYVTRDPALVQHILRQHHRRYLKSDLTHGLIRYIGRGLLTNEGPDWLRQRRLIQPAFHRQRLAGLTRLMQAAAEEWTQELQARTATGPALVDIHEAMTRVAFRIIAQATFGTSMSDAERDRLSDILTQIQAFYVRTIRQPYLRPWLQGTGSYRRHEALSRELRELVRTYIRKRQRAGTSPATPHNDLLQMLLDVRYEDTGEPMMEEQLVDEANILLLAGHETSANALSWLFYLLAEHPEAAAQIRQERAAAGLAHRAPEFEELARLPYSMQVIQETMRLYPPAWILDRVALEDDEFQGHPFPKGTLFSLYIYGLHRHPTLWPAPNAFRPERFAPGAQPPVPAYAYLPFGGGPRLCIGNHFALAEIQLVLLETLRHFTVAPITKEEVVPVPLVTLRPQEGVVLQFERLA, from the coding sequence ATGCCTACCCCCTTGTTACCTGCTATAGAGGCGCCGACGGCGCCTTTTCCGTGGGTGCCCCGCTGGCGCACCCTGCTTACCTCGCTGGCCATGGCCCGCGACCCTATCGGCAACCTTAACCGCGCCCACGCTGCCCACGGCGACACGGTGGGGCTGCACCTGGGCGGCATCCGGCCGTGCTACGTCACCCGCGACCCGGCCCTGGTACAGCATATTCTCCGTCAACACCACCGCCGCTACCTCAAGTCGGACCTCACGCACGGCCTGATCCGCTACATCGGGCGGGGGCTACTCACCAACGAGGGGCCCGACTGGCTACGGCAGCGCCGCCTGATTCAGCCGGCCTTCCACCGCCAGCGCCTGGCCGGCCTTACCCGTCTGATGCAAGCCGCCGCCGAGGAGTGGACCCAGGAGCTGCAAGCCCGCACGGCCACCGGTCCGGCCCTGGTCGATATTCATGAGGCCATGACGCGGGTAGCGTTCCGGATTATTGCGCAGGCCACCTTTGGCACCAGCATGAGCGACGCGGAGCGCGACCGGCTGTCGGATATCCTGACCCAGATTCAGGCTTTTTACGTGCGCACCATCCGGCAGCCCTACCTCCGGCCCTGGCTGCAAGGCACCGGCAGCTACCGCCGCCACGAGGCCCTGAGCCGAGAGCTACGCGAGCTGGTCCGGACCTACATCCGCAAGCGTCAGCGGGCCGGTACCAGCCCCGCCACTCCTCATAACGACCTGCTGCAAATGCTGCTGGATGTGCGCTACGAGGACACTGGCGAGCCTATGATGGAAGAACAGCTGGTAGATGAAGCCAACATCCTGTTACTGGCCGGCCACGAAACCTCAGCCAACGCCTTAAGCTGGCTGTTTTATTTGTTGGCTGAGCACCCCGAGGCCGCTGCCCAGATTCGGCAGGAGCGGGCGGCAGCTGGCCTGGCCCATCGGGCCCCGGAGTTCGAGGAGCTAGCCCGCCTGCCATACTCCATGCAAGTGATTCAGGAAACCATGCGGCTCTACCCCCCGGCCTGGATTCTGGACCGCGTAGCTTTGGAAGACGATGAGTTTCAGGGGCACCCGTTTCCGAAGGGCACGCTCTTTTCACTTTACATTTACGGGCTGCACCGCCACCCTACGCTGTGGCCCGCCCCCAATGCGTTTCGGCCTGAGCGGTTTGCTCCGGGTGCCCAGCCGCCGGTGCCGGCCTACGCCTACCTGCCTTTCGGGGGCGGACCGCGTCTGTGCATCGGCAACCACTTTGCCCTGGCTGAAATTCAGTTGGTACTGCTGGAAACGCTCCGGCACTTCACCGTCGCGCCCATCACGAAGGAGGAGGTAGTACCCGTGCCCTTGGTAACGTTGCGGCCCCAGGAAGGAGTAGTGCTGCAGTTTGAGCGGCTAGCGTAG
- a CDS encoding GNAT family N-acetyltransferase codes for MTQPLSLLTAPHSSVPELETPDLLLRGPRITDLPAFAAMLTDPAFYRYLGNKPQTEEDGWRRLLAQQGHWTLLGYGAWSIEEKATGEFIGTVGFFDFQRDLTPSLKGTLEAGWTLSPRVHGRGYATQAVGAALQWIEAQFPTARLTCIIDPDNAASLGVAHKFGFREFARTTYHAEPIVLLERPRAQV; via the coding sequence ATGACCCAGCCCCTGAGCCTGCTAACCGCCCCGCATTCTTCGGTCCCTGAACTGGAAACCCCCGATTTGCTTTTGCGCGGCCCCCGCATAACCGACCTGCCCGCGTTTGCCGCCATGCTCACCGACCCCGCGTTCTACCGCTACCTCGGCAACAAGCCCCAAACCGAGGAAGATGGCTGGCGTCGGCTGCTGGCTCAGCAGGGGCACTGGACGCTGCTTGGCTACGGGGCTTGGTCGATAGAAGAAAAGGCCACCGGCGAATTCATCGGTACCGTAGGGTTCTTTGACTTTCAGCGCGACCTGACGCCGTCCCTCAAAGGCACCCTCGAAGCCGGCTGGACTCTTTCGCCGCGCGTGCACGGCCGGGGCTACGCCACCCAGGCAGTAGGAGCGGCTTTGCAATGGATTGAGGCGCAGTTTCCAACGGCCCGCCTGACCTGCATCATCGACCCCGACAATGCGGCCTCCCTGGGAGTGGCGCACAAGTTTGGGTTCCGGGAATTTGCCCGCACCACCTACCACGCCGAGCCCATTGTGCTGCTGGAACGGCCACGGGCGCAGGTGTAG
- a CDS encoding S9 family peptidase, whose amino-acid sequence MPLPQPLRLDFQLSSAHHTRPFAADMRYVPTGQPKPVVVFVHGFKGFKDWGHFNVLADWFASQGVVFVKLNLSHNGLVVDGTGDLEDLEAFGRNNFSLELNDIGTLLDYLHQTGETQLPRAEMDLTRLALIGHSRGGGLVLLKAAEDTRVKAVVTWAAINNVNPGWTEELMQHWQQQGVYYVENSRTKQQLPLYFQIVEDYHQNRLRLDIPHNVRRKLRQPLLILHGDQDETVPVQRAHELKSWKPEAELAILPGVTHNFGGGHPWPSPELPAQALTAAEVTMEFLSRVL is encoded by the coding sequence ATGCCACTGCCTCAGCCCCTCCGCCTCGATTTCCAGCTCAGCAGCGCCCACCACACCCGCCCGTTCGCGGCCGATATGCGGTATGTGCCTACCGGCCAGCCCAAGCCGGTGGTGGTGTTCGTGCACGGGTTCAAGGGGTTCAAAGACTGGGGCCATTTTAACGTATTGGCCGATTGGTTTGCCAGCCAGGGGGTAGTGTTCGTGAAGCTTAACCTCTCGCATAATGGCCTGGTAGTGGATGGCACCGGCGACCTGGAGGACCTGGAAGCCTTTGGGCGCAACAACTTCTCCCTGGAGCTGAACGACATCGGCACCCTACTCGACTACCTCCACCAGACTGGCGAAACCCAACTGCCCCGCGCCGAAATGGACCTGACGCGCCTAGCCCTCATCGGCCACAGCCGAGGCGGCGGCCTGGTGCTGCTGAAAGCCGCCGAAGACACTCGCGTGAAGGCCGTGGTTACCTGGGCCGCCATTAACAATGTGAATCCCGGCTGGACCGAGGAGCTGATGCAGCACTGGCAACAGCAGGGCGTGTACTACGTGGAAAACAGCCGCACCAAGCAGCAGCTTCCGCTTTACTTCCAGATTGTGGAGGACTACCACCAGAACCGGCTGCGGCTGGACATTCCGCACAATGTGCGCCGCAAGCTCCGGCAGCCCCTGCTGATTCTGCACGGCGACCAGGACGAAACCGTACCTGTGCAGCGCGCCCACGAGCTAAAATCCTGGAAGCCCGAAGCCGAGTTGGCCATCCTGCCGGGAGTTACGCACAATTTCGGGGGTGGTCACCCGTGGCCTTCCCCGGAGTTGCCCGCTCAGGCCCTGACCGCGGCGGAGGTTACGATGGAGTTCCTGAGCCGCGTTCTGTAG